TTAGCTACGAATTAGGATTAAGAACCTCAATTTGCTTCTGTCGCTCTGGAACAACATATACGGCAATGCCTGAGTTAATAGTTGACAATAATGTAGTGCTGAATTATGAATGCCTAGGTAAAGGAGATGATATTTTTCTAATTCATGGGCTTGGTGCAAACCTTGCGTTTTGGTATCCGAATGTTGCTTCTTTACTCTCTCAGAATTATCGAGTGATATCCTATGACCTGAGAGGGCATGGTAATAGTTCTATGCCTTTAAATGGCTATACCGTTAGCCATATGGTTAAAGATCTCCATGCTTTGTCTAAATATCTTGGGTCTGCAAATGCTCATTTTGTGGGGCATAGTTTTGGTGCCAAGGTTGCACTTCAATATGCAATTGACTTCCCTAGCAATATCCGCTCTTTAATTCTGGCGGATGTTCACTTACAGAGTCTCCAACCTAGCATTAGACTTTGCGAGTGGCCGTATTGGCAAGTTTGGAAAAAACAATTAACTCAGAACGGTATCTCTCTACCTTCTGAAGACGAATTGATAGATTTTAATTTGCTTTGCAGATTAAATCAAATTTCTAACAGTTTTACCTCTAGGGGCATATCTTCAAATACTCGTGGACATTTTCGAAAGAGGTTAAATCGAGGGGTTAAATCCAGTGGAAGATGGCATTCTCTAATTTATGAGACATCTGCGGCTCAAGAATTTGATGCCGATGATCAACTTACCCTTGAAAATCTTAGGAATGTTTCTATTCCTACCTTAGCAGTATATGGAGAGTACTCTCATTGTCTCCACACATGTTGGAGACTCTCTTCACTACTTTCAAATTGTGTCACCATGGTAATTCCTGATGTTGGGCATTTCCATCCCATTGTTAAGCCAAGAAGGTTTTTTCAGGTTATTTGGCAATTTCTGAAAAACTTCCAGCCTCTAGATCCGCCTGAAGTTAGCTTGCCTATTCAAGAATTTACTTCACAACATACTAACTAACTCGTAATTTTACTTCGTGGACATAATTGAAAAATGATTGGGGATGGTAAAACTGCAATCGTAACTGGTGGGAGTAGTGGTATTGGGCGTGCTACTTGTATTGCTTTGGCAATGCATGGTTATGCTGTTACAGTTCTAGGGACTAGCTTGGATCGGATTAATGAGACAATAAAATTGATGTCTCAAGCTACTGATGGTAACTCTTCTGCATATCTTGGGTTGGCTCTCAATGTAACATGTGAGATTGATATGCTGACAATGGTCAGTAAAACAATGGAGCAGTTTGGAACGATTGATTTGCTAGTTGCTAGTGCTGGAATGGGGCGGAGATCGGATAATACTCGACTGGTTCCCTATCCGACGGCCTCTCTACCACTCGCTGAATGGTTGCAAATTTTACAGGTCAATCTTACGGGAGTGTTTCTTAGCAATCGCGCAGTTTTGCCTACCATGATCTCCCAAGGCTACGGACATATCATTAACATTTGCTCTGCTTCCACCCGGCATGGACTGAGGGGTGAACCCTATGCTCCTGCATATTGTGCTTCCAAGTTTGGCGTTGTGGGATTAACTGAGTCTTTAGCAGCGGAGGTAGGAAGTCATGGAGTGCGTGTACAGGCTTTGTTCCCTGGACTAGTAAAGACACCCATGACCGTTCATACGTCCCTCATTCACCGCTATGGAGGGATTATGAGTGCAGACGATGTCGCTTTGACAATTCTGTATATGGTGCAACAAGCTCAAGATTGTACTCTGATTCATCCTCATCTAATCCCCCAGTTACAGGCACATCATGCAGTTGATTCTGAATAATTATTGGAGAGTCGTATGACAGCAACTTTCTCAGGAAAGGTAAGCATAATTACAGGCGGTAGCAGTGGTATTGGCAGAGCTTGCGCGCAATTATTGCTTAAGCAGGGAAGTAGTGTTGTCTTGGTAGATATTAACGCTGAAAGCTTGTCTCAAACGGTTCAAGAACTCACTGCTATAGCCGACTTAGATCAGGTTTTGAGTCTGCAGTTAAGTGTGTGTAGCGAAGCAGATATGACAGCTTTGGCGTTAAAGGTAATGGAGCACTTTGGTCGAATTGATCATTTGGTAGCCTCTGCTGGAATCCTGCGGAAAGGCAATACTCTTAAACCTGTTCATGACACTACTTTGTTAGACTGGAATGCAGTTTTGCAGACCAACCTGACAGGTACTTTCTTGAGCAATCGAGCTGTCCTTCCAGTCATGATGGAACAAAAACATGGAGATATTATAAATATATCCTCTGTTTCTGGGCGAAAAGGCTCAGCTTTTGATGCTCCCTATTGTGCTTCTAAATTTGGCATTATTGGTTTCTCTGAATCCTTAGCAGAAGAAGTAGCCAGCTATGGAATTCGAGTTCAGACGATTCTGCCAGATGCTGTGGATACTCCTCTGTGGAACCAGAATGGCTCTCAATCAATCCGTG
The Neosynechococcus sphagnicola sy1 DNA segment above includes these coding regions:
- a CDS encoding alpha/beta fold hydrolase translates to MPELIVDNNVVLNYECLGKGDDIFLIHGLGANLAFWYPNVASLLSQNYRVISYDLRGHGNSSMPLNGYTVSHMVKDLHALSKYLGSANAHFVGHSFGAKVALQYAIDFPSNIRSLILADVHLQSLQPSIRLCEWPYWQVWKKQLTQNGISLPSEDELIDFNLLCRLNQISNSFTSRGISSNTRGHFRKRLNRGVKSSGRWHSLIYETSAAQEFDADDQLTLENLRNVSIPTLAVYGEYSHCLHTCWRLSSLLSNCVTMVIPDVGHFHPIVKPRRFFQVIWQFLKNFQPLDPPEVSLPIQEFTSQHTN
- a CDS encoding SDR family oxidoreductase, with the protein product MIGDGKTAIVTGGSSGIGRATCIALAMHGYAVTVLGTSLDRINETIKLMSQATDGNSSAYLGLALNVTCEIDMLTMVSKTMEQFGTIDLLVASAGMGRRSDNTRLVPYPTASLPLAEWLQILQVNLTGVFLSNRAVLPTMISQGYGHIINICSASTRHGLRGEPYAPAYCASKFGVVGLTESLAAEVGSHGVRVQALFPGLVKTPMTVHTSLIHRYGGIMSADDVALTILYMVQQAQDCTLIHPHLIPQLQAHHAVDSE
- a CDS encoding SDR family oxidoreductase, with product MTATFSGKVSIITGGSSGIGRACAQLLLKQGSSVVLVDINAESLSQTVQELTAIADLDQVLSLQLSVCSEADMTALALKVMEHFGRIDHLVASAGILRKGNTLKPVHDTTLLDWNAVLQTNLTGTFLSNRAVLPVMMEQKHGDIINISSVSGRKGSAFDAPYCASKFGIIGFSESLAEEVASYGIRVQTILPDAVDTPLWNQNGSQSIRAPLALPPERVAELIVHLLALPRDAFMLNTIIAPFKGRRGGGKSRRVKDISS